One Lentibacillus cibarius DNA window includes the following coding sequences:
- a CDS encoding cell division protein FtsQ/DivIB: MGKKNVVSIEDRIPTLKQERKKKANRRLIVYLSIFFFLICFIVYLQSPLSDVRTVDIEGNSFVPDEQVIEQSGIAKGTNIWTVNKEAVSKAVAEHPAISETDVKRRLPWTIELHITEADHVGYIKQNDNYYPILGNGKILTNRKQSELNGSAPLLIGFSKEPVLQNMTDELDNLSESIRNLISEIHWKPSDGDKHKILLYMNDGYAVDTTLRQFADKMSVYPSIVSQLESDNKGIIHIGVGAYFEEFGSNEEENGAMDEAVNEN, from the coding sequence ATGGGGAAAAAGAATGTTGTTTCCATTGAAGACCGTATACCTACACTGAAACAGGAGCGTAAAAAGAAGGCAAACCGCCGTCTAATAGTTTATCTTTCTATTTTTTTCTTTTTAATTTGTTTCATCGTTTACCTTCAGTCACCGTTGAGTGATGTACGGACCGTTGACATTGAAGGAAATTCATTTGTACCTGATGAGCAAGTGATTGAACAGAGTGGAATAGCAAAAGGAACAAACATATGGACTGTCAATAAAGAGGCAGTAAGTAAGGCTGTTGCCGAACATCCGGCAATAAGTGAGACTGACGTCAAGCGGCGCCTTCCCTGGACAATTGAGCTACATATAACAGAAGCCGACCATGTTGGTTATATTAAGCAGAACGATAATTATTACCCAATCCTCGGTAACGGAAAGATACTTACCAATCGAAAGCAATCTGAATTGAATGGAAGTGCTCCATTGCTTATTGGCTTCTCAAAAGAACCGGTTTTGCAGAATATGACGGATGAACTTGATAATCTATCCGAAAGCATCCGCAATCTGATATCAGAAATACATTGGAAGCCGAGTGATGGAGATAAGCATAAGATTCTGCTTTATATGAATGATGGTTATGCTGTAGACACAACACTCAGACAATTCGCTGATAAAATGAGTGTCTATCCGTCTATTGTTTCTCAGTTGGAATCAGATAACAAAGGGATTATACATATAGGTGTCGGTGCTTATTTTGAAGAATTTGGCAGTAACGAAGAAGAAAATGGTGCAATGGATGAAGCAGTAAATGAAAATTAA
- a CDS encoding UDP-N-acetylmuramoyl-tripeptide--D-alanyl-D-alanine ligase — protein MLFTTEWLTTIFPDYRGAANERIAINEVATDSRKTMHHSLFVPLIGEKFDGHNHIQEAIKQGAAAALWDAGKELPAFLPEDFPLFIVRDTLQALQTLAAAYRKKVNPEVIGVTGSNGKTTTKDMIASVAALSFRTHHTKGNLNNQIGVPLTILSMPVETEVLVVEMGMNHAGEINVLSEIARPDYGVITNIGESHIEYLGSREAIASAKLEITKGMPKDGCLIIDGDEALLRQASTCDCVITCGFDASNDVAINNVNLTNNHTAFQLNDDEQLYTIPLLGSHHALNAAFAVTVAELLNIKKRDAKQALASLEWTSMRFELLTGRNGSSVINDAYNASPTSMKAAINVVKQMEGFKRKVLVLGDMFELGEHAETLHRSVAASIDQSFDAVFTLGKHAAEITLAVNTEDKIDSRHFTTRETLLRAVEAYTKEGTLILFKASRGMQFESLLDQVMKPST, from the coding sequence ATGTTGTTCACAACGGAATGGCTTACAACGATTTTTCCCGATTATCGGGGTGCGGCAAATGAACGGATCGCCATTAATGAAGTAGCGACAGACAGCCGAAAAACGATGCACCATTCCCTATTTGTTCCGTTGATTGGTGAAAAATTTGACGGTCACAATCATATTCAGGAAGCGATTAAACAGGGGGCAGCAGCAGCGTTATGGGATGCGGGAAAAGAACTGCCGGCGTTTCTGCCGGAAGATTTTCCGTTGTTCATTGTCAGGGACACGTTGCAGGCGCTGCAGACACTTGCAGCTGCTTACAGGAAAAAGGTAAATCCGGAGGTTATTGGCGTCACCGGCTCAAATGGGAAGACGACAACGAAAGATATGATAGCATCAGTTGCTGCATTATCATTCCGGACGCACCATACAAAAGGCAATTTAAATAATCAAATTGGTGTTCCGCTCACCATTTTATCCATGCCCGTGGAAACAGAAGTCCTCGTTGTAGAAATGGGTATGAACCATGCCGGTGAAATTAACGTACTATCTGAAATAGCGAGGCCGGACTATGGGGTCATTACGAATATTGGTGAATCCCATATTGAATATTTGGGTTCCAGAGAGGCGATTGCTAGCGCGAAATTGGAAATTACCAAAGGAATGCCAAAGGATGGCTGTTTAATCATCGATGGGGACGAGGCACTACTGAGGCAGGCATCTACGTGTGATTGTGTCATCACGTGCGGTTTTGACGCTAGTAATGATGTTGCTATAAACAATGTGAATCTGACAAATAACCACACAGCATTTCAGCTTAACGACGATGAGCAGCTATATACGATTCCACTTTTGGGTAGTCATCATGCATTGAATGCTGCTTTTGCTGTAACGGTAGCTGAACTGTTGAACATTAAAAAACGGGACGCCAAACAGGCACTTGCATCATTGGAATGGACCTCCATGCGGTTTGAATTACTAACCGGAAGAAATGGTTCATCTGTTATTAATGATGCTTATAATGCTTCACCGACATCCATGAAGGCGGCAATCAATGTTGTCAAACAGATGGAAGGATTTAAACGGAAAGTGCTTGTGCTTGGAGACATGTTTGAACTCGGCGAGCATGCAGAAACGCTTCACCGGTCTGTTGCTGCAAGTATTGACCAATCATTTGATGCTGTTTTCACATTAGGGAAGCATGCGGCAGAAATCACCTTAGCTGTCAATACTGAGGATAAGATTGACAGCAGGCATTTCACAACCAGAGAAACATTGCTCCGTGCTGTCGAAGCGTATACAAAGGAAGGCACACTCATTTTATTTAAAGCATCACGAGGAATGCAATTTGAATCACTGCTTGATCAAGTAATGAAACCATCAACATAA
- the mraY gene encoding phospho-N-acetylmuramoyl-pentapeptide-transferase encodes MTIAIAFLITVLLSPIFIPFLRRLKFGQSIRDEGPQSHIKKTGTPTMGGVMIIVSVVITSLIMVSKYKAAPVGYELWLLIFVLVGYGLLGFLDDFIKVAMKRNLGLTSRQKMLGQVLIALIFYAILQYNDFATYIQIPGTSIQWELGWGYAILIVFMLVGASNAVNLTDGLDGLLAGTAAIAFGAFGVLAWYGIPQNDVTIFSLAAVGALLGFLVFNAHPAKVFMGDTGSLSLGGGIAAVAILTKLEVILVIIGGVFVIETLSVIIQVISFKTTGKRVFKMSPLHHHYELLGWSEWRVVTTFWLMGLIFAALGVYIEVWLV; translated from the coding sequence ATGACAATTGCTATAGCCTTTTTAATAACCGTCCTTCTGTCCCCAATCTTCATTCCGTTTCTGAGACGTCTGAAGTTTGGACAAAGCATCCGTGATGAAGGTCCGCAGTCACATATCAAAAAAACCGGGACACCAACAATGGGCGGCGTCATGATTATTGTCAGTGTGGTCATAACGTCTTTGATCATGGTCAGCAAGTATAAGGCTGCCCCTGTCGGTTATGAATTGTGGCTATTGATTTTTGTATTAGTCGGTTATGGTTTGCTCGGGTTTCTGGATGATTTCATAAAAGTTGCTATGAAACGGAACCTCGGGCTGACTTCAAGACAAAAGATGCTTGGACAGGTACTTATCGCACTTATTTTCTATGCTATTTTACAGTATAACGATTTTGCGACCTATATTCAGATCCCTGGTACGTCTATTCAATGGGAACTGGGCTGGGGATATGCCATATTGATTGTGTTTATGCTTGTAGGCGCTTCTAATGCTGTGAATTTAACCGATGGACTGGATGGACTACTTGCAGGAACAGCTGCCATTGCATTTGGCGCGTTTGGCGTTCTGGCTTGGTATGGTATCCCACAAAATGACGTGACCATTTTTTCATTGGCGGCGGTCGGTGCATTGCTCGGCTTTCTAGTGTTCAATGCCCATCCGGCAAAAGTATTTATGGGGGATACGGGGTCGCTTTCCCTAGGTGGAGGCATCGCTGCTGTAGCCATCTTAACCAAACTTGAAGTCATTTTAGTGATTATTGGCGGTGTATTCGTCATTGAAACGTTATCCGTCATCATTCAGGTCATTTCATTTAAAACAACAGGTAAGCGAGTCTTTAAAATGAGCCCGCTGCATCATCATTACGAACTGCTTGGATGGTCCGAGTGGCGAGTAGTGACGACCTTTTGGCTGATGGGACTAATTTTTGCAGCGCTTGGTGTATATATAGAGGTGTGGTTAGTTTGA
- the murD gene encoding UDP-N-acetylmuramoyl-L-alanine--D-glutamate ligase, whose product MKALEKFPYRNVLVLGLAKSGTAAAKLLLEAGKKVRVNDKQVADKALLHELQSLGAEMITGSHPLSVLDDVEVIIKNPGIPYDNPVLAEAAKRDIPILTEIELAGILAGNVIIGITGSNGKTTTTTLIANMLNQGDRSAKVAGNIGAVATEVAQTLEEDEQLVLELSSFQLMGVPTFKPRIAVLLNIFEAHLDYHKTFENYRQAKCNIFANQTADDHLIYNADDPVVQRSVTAANSIKIPFSVTERLENGAWADETGIYFADEKIMDKADIVLVGKHNVENILAAVCAAKLSGATNEAIRQVLMTFSGVKHRLQHVATVKGRMFYNDSKATNMLATQKALSAFSNPVILLAGGLDRGNEFDDLKPYLRDVKGIVLFGETKEKLRRVAVEAEVPSIQVADNMDEAVKLAYGLSERKDVILLSPACASWDQYRTFEERGDMFERAVHTLM is encoded by the coding sequence TTGAAGGCATTAGAAAAATTCCCTTATAGAAACGTGCTTGTATTAGGGCTTGCCAAAAGCGGAACGGCAGCGGCAAAGCTTTTACTGGAAGCTGGGAAAAAAGTTCGGGTGAATGATAAACAAGTAGCAGATAAAGCACTGCTTCATGAACTGCAATCACTAGGAGCGGAGATGATTACCGGTTCCCACCCTTTATCTGTACTTGATGATGTGGAAGTGATCATTAAGAACCCGGGAATACCATACGACAATCCCGTTCTGGCGGAAGCGGCAAAACGGGATATACCGATTTTGACAGAAATAGAGCTGGCAGGAATACTTGCGGGTAACGTTATTATTGGAATCACCGGTTCAAATGGCAAAACGACCACCACAACATTGATTGCTAACATGCTCAATCAAGGTGATCGTTCTGCAAAGGTTGCCGGGAATATCGGTGCTGTTGCAACAGAAGTAGCACAGACGCTTGAAGAAGATGAGCAATTGGTACTTGAATTATCATCCTTCCAATTAATGGGTGTTCCCACGTTTAAGCCAAGGATTGCTGTCCTTTTGAATATATTTGAGGCGCACCTTGATTACCATAAGACATTTGAAAATTACCGACAGGCGAAATGTAATATTTTCGCCAACCAGACGGCTGATGACCACCTGATTTATAATGCGGATGATCCGGTTGTGCAACGTTCTGTTACGGCTGCCAATTCTATCAAAATACCATTTTCAGTTACGGAACGTCTCGAAAACGGGGCGTGGGCAGACGAAACAGGTATCTACTTTGCGGACGAAAAAATCATGGATAAAGCCGACATCGTGCTTGTCGGGAAACATAATGTGGAAAACATACTAGCTGCAGTCTGTGCGGCTAAATTGAGTGGTGCTACAAACGAAGCTATTCGACAAGTTCTGATGACGTTTTCAGGTGTGAAGCATCGTTTACAGCATGTTGCAACGGTGAAGGGGCGCATGTTTTATAACGATTCGAAAGCGACAAATATGCTGGCTACACAGAAGGCCTTATCTGCATTCTCTAATCCGGTCATCCTGCTGGCGGGGGGACTTGACCGCGGCAATGAGTTTGATGATTTAAAGCCTTATTTGCGTGATGTGAAAGGGATTGTTCTCTTCGGTGAGACAAAAGAAAAACTACGACGTGTCGCCGTCGAAGCAGAGGTACCATCCATTCAGGTGGCCGACAATATGGATGAAGCTGTTAAACTAGCATATGGTCTATCGGAGCGCAAAGATGTTATTTTGCTGTCTCCGGCATGTGCAAGCTGGGATCAATACCGGACATTTGAAGAAAGAGGTGACATGTTTGAACGAGCTGTGCATACATTAATGTAG
- a CDS encoding stage V sporulation protein D has translation MKRVSSVTVRKRIVIVFLCGLLFFTIIDARLGYVQFWIGDELMKLADESWSRDITFEPERGKILDRHGEVLAENVSAPSVIVVPRQIKNPQKTAAEMADILDMSEKKAYQYVTRDAVYTRVHPEGRKISEEQEKAFQTLNLDGVYLAKDSKRHYPFGDYLSHVLGFAGIDNQGLMGLELNYNDKLNGKEGSLSFYSDAKGRKLEQIADEYKPPEDGLNLKTTIDSKVQTIMERELDLAESKYNPDNALAIAVDPDNGGVLGMATRPNFNPENYQQVDPDIYNRNLPIWKTYEPGSTFKIITLASALEESVVDLKEDEYNDDGAISVGGTQLHCWKSGGHGNQTYLEVVQNSCNPGFVTLGEKLGKERLFSYIKEFGFGQKTGIDLRGEGKGILFDEEDVGPVELGTTSFGQGVSVTPIQQVMAVAAAVNGGKLYEPRIAKEWIDPQTGDTVEKIQPNLKENVLSQSTSKEVRQALESVVAKGTGRSAYVDGYRIGGKTGTAQKVGPDGNYLANNYILSFIGFAPADDPEIVVYVAIDNPKGTAQFGGVVTAPVVGTIIHDSLQVMGVEPREGGLEKEYTWPDKPKVEVPDLIGKTKKELSGYLTNLSVETSGSGKYIVNQAPSPGTKIEQGKKIRIYLSDKNPS, from the coding sequence ATGAAACGTGTATCTTCTGTCACTGTAAGAAAACGAATAGTTATTGTGTTTCTTTGTGGTTTGTTATTTTTTACAATAATCGATGCGAGGTTAGGTTATGTCCAGTTTTGGATAGGCGACGAATTGATGAAGCTGGCAGATGAATCTTGGAGTAGGGACATAACGTTTGAACCGGAGCGCGGAAAAATATTGGACAGGCATGGAGAGGTACTGGCGGAGAATGTATCCGCACCGTCTGTTATTGTTGTCCCAAGACAAATCAAAAATCCGCAGAAGACAGCCGCTGAAATGGCCGACATATTGGACATGTCGGAAAAGAAAGCATATCAGTATGTTACAAGGGATGCGGTGTATACACGCGTTCATCCGGAAGGCCGAAAGATTTCAGAAGAGCAGGAGAAAGCATTCCAGACGCTTAACTTGGATGGCGTCTACCTTGCCAAAGACTCCAAACGTCATTATCCATTTGGTGATTACCTGTCACATGTACTCGGCTTTGCAGGTATTGACAACCAGGGACTGATGGGGCTTGAACTTAATTATAATGATAAATTAAATGGGAAGGAGGGAAGTCTATCCTTTTATTCGGATGCAAAAGGACGGAAACTGGAACAGATTGCTGATGAGTATAAACCGCCGGAAGATGGATTGAACCTGAAAACGACCATTGATTCCAAAGTTCAGACGATTATGGAACGGGAGCTTGATCTTGCTGAAAGTAAATATAATCCGGATAATGCACTAGCAATCGCGGTCGACCCGGATAATGGCGGCGTTTTGGGGATGGCCACAAGGCCGAATTTTAACCCGGAAAATTATCAGCAAGTTGATCCAGATATATACAACCGTAATTTACCGATTTGGAAAACATATGAACCTGGATCCACTTTTAAAATCATCACATTGGCATCAGCCCTGGAAGAAAGCGTCGTTGACCTGAAGGAAGATGAATATAATGATGACGGTGCTATTTCAGTCGGTGGTACCCAGTTGCACTGCTGGAAGAGCGGCGGTCATGGAAATCAGACATACCTCGAAGTTGTCCAGAACTCATGTAACCCAGGCTTTGTGACATTAGGTGAAAAGCTAGGGAAAGAAAGGTTGTTCAGCTATATTAAAGAATTTGGTTTTGGACAGAAGACTGGCATTGACCTGCGGGGAGAAGGCAAAGGAATCCTGTTTGATGAGGAAGATGTCGGTCCAGTTGAGCTTGGGACAACATCGTTTGGGCAAGGTGTTTCGGTAACGCCGATCCAACAGGTGATGGCAGTTGCGGCGGCAGTGAATGGTGGGAAATTATATGAGCCACGCATTGCTAAAGAATGGATTGATCCGCAGACAGGGGACACAGTCGAAAAAATACAACCAAATTTAAAAGAAAATGTTCTCTCACAATCAACGTCCAAAGAAGTTCGCCAGGCATTGGAAAGTGTTGTCGCTAAGGGAACCGGTCGTTCAGCCTATGTTGATGGTTACCGTATAGGAGGAAAAACAGGTACCGCACAAAAAGTCGGTCCGGATGGCAATTACCTTGCGAATAATTACATCCTTTCGTTCATAGGATTTGCCCCGGCGGATGATCCGGAAATTGTTGTATATGTCGCCATCGATAATCCAAAAGGGACGGCACAGTTTGGCGGAGTTGTTACAGCACCGGTCGTAGGTACCATCATCCATGACAGTCTGCAAGTGATGGGGGTAGAACCGAGAGAAGGCGGGCTTGAGAAAGAGTACACATGGCCTGACAAACCAAAAGTTGAAGTGCCGGATTTAATAGGGAAAACAAAAAAGGAATTATCCGGATACTTAACGAATTTATCCGTTGAAACAAGTGGTTCAGGAAAGTATATCGTCAATCAGGCACCAAGTCCGGGTACAAAAATCGAACAAGGCAAAAAAATAAGAATTTATCTATCTGATAAAAATCCATCGTGA
- the spoVE gene encoding stage V sporulation protein E has translation MSRKKTSIKYAPDYTLLTIILALLVIGTVMVYSSSYVWAEYKYADPHFFLKRQLLFSGIGTIAMFFFMTIPYTTWKKYSKVILLACFLLLLVVLIPGIGMERGGAQSWIGVGAFSIQPSEFMKLGLIIFLAAYLTVQQKYITSFKKGFFPSLILVFTAFGLIMLQPDLGTGAVLVATCMVMIYAAGARLLHFAGLIAIGIIGFAGLILSAPYRISRITAFLNPWEDPTGDGFQIIQSLYAIGPGGLMGLGFGESIQKYFYLPEPQNDFIFAILGEEFGFLGGTFVIGLFILLFWRGLKVALEAPDAYGRFLALGIVSMLTIQVMMNISVVIGLIPVTGVTLPFLSYGGSSLTLTLCSAGILLNVSRYAKL, from the coding sequence ATGTCTCGGAAAAAAACTAGTATCAAATACGCACCTGATTATACGCTTTTAACTATTATATTGGCCTTACTTGTGATCGGTACAGTAATGGTTTACAGTTCTTCTTACGTGTGGGCGGAGTATAAGTATGCAGATCCGCATTTTTTTCTGAAGCGGCAACTCCTTTTTAGTGGTATAGGCACGATCGCAATGTTCTTTTTTATGACTATTCCATATACTACGTGGAAAAAGTACAGTAAGGTCATACTGCTGGCATGTTTTTTGCTGCTTTTAGTCGTTTTGATTCCCGGTATAGGGATGGAACGTGGCGGTGCACAAAGCTGGATTGGGGTCGGTGCATTCAGCATTCAACCATCAGAATTCATGAAGCTTGGATTGATTATCTTTTTGGCTGCTTATTTGACTGTCCAGCAAAAGTATATAACGTCTTTTAAAAAAGGTTTCTTCCCGTCGCTCATTTTAGTTTTTACCGCTTTCGGGCTTATTATGTTGCAACCGGATCTAGGTACGGGTGCTGTTTTAGTTGCTACTTGTATGGTAATGATTTATGCGGCCGGTGCAAGACTGCTACATTTTGCCGGTCTTATAGCCATTGGTATTATTGGATTTGCTGGATTGATCCTTTCCGCTCCATACCGCATTAGTCGGATTACAGCTTTTTTGAATCCTTGGGAAGACCCAACCGGGGATGGATTTCAAATTATCCAGTCGTTGTACGCAATTGGTCCAGGGGGGCTGATGGGACTCGGATTTGGGGAAAGTATCCAAAAGTACTTCTATCTGCCTGAACCACAGAATGATTTCATTTTTGCTATTCTAGGCGAGGAATTCGGATTTTTAGGTGGCACCTTTGTTATTGGACTATTTATTCTGTTATTCTGGAGGGGGTTAAAGGTAGCTTTGGAGGCACCGGATGCTTACGGACGGTTTTTAGCCCTTGGCATTGTATCTATGCTGACTATACAGGTGATGATGAATATTAGTGTTGTCATTGGCCTAATCCCCGTTACAGGTGTTACACTGCCGTTTTTGAGCTACGGTGGCTCGTCATTGACGCTGACACTATGCTCGGCTGGAATCCTATTGAATGTCAGTAGGTATGCCAAACTATAA
- a CDS encoding UDP-N-acetylmuramoyl-L-alanyl-D-glutamate--2,6-diaminopimelate ligase, with protein sequence MKLNSLLSVLPFYDTSETITDIDISHIEADSREVTAGSLFVCIEGYTVDGHDYINQAIANGAVAILAEKDVDTSVPVIRVANTSRAMAVVAAAFYDHPTKQFPLIGVTGTNGKTTTTYLLESILNEFDQKTGLIGTIQMKIGQNTYPVQNTTPDALFLQRTFQRMHAEHVDAAVMEVSSHALDLGRVHGCDFDIAVFTNLSQDHLDYHKDMNDYLHAKSLLFAQLGNTYDETRKKFAVINDDDLAAATLKKSTAQHVITYGCQSSAQVRATDIHMEVTKTTFTMETPIGSIRINSSLIGKFNIYNMLAAGAAAICAGVPLSVIQRSLENMKGVSGRFEPVDGSDDFAVVVDYAHTPDSLENVLETINGFAENNVYVVVGCGGDRDKQKRPLMASIAMKYADHAIFTSDNPRTEDPNAILDDMTRDLSGTGYDVIESRKEAISHAVSLAEKGDIVLIAGKGHETYQEINHTKYDFDDREVAKAAIKSAAGN encoded by the coding sequence ATGAAACTGAACAGTTTGCTTTCTGTTTTACCTTTTTATGATACATCAGAAACAATAACAGATATCGACATCAGCCATATAGAGGCCGACTCCAGAGAGGTGACAGCAGGGAGTCTGTTTGTATGTATTGAAGGATATACTGTTGACGGTCATGACTACATCAATCAGGCTATAGCGAATGGGGCAGTTGCAATTTTGGCAGAAAAAGATGTAGATACATCCGTGCCGGTGATTCGTGTCGCAAATACATCACGAGCGATGGCAGTTGTCGCAGCGGCTTTTTATGACCATCCGACAAAGCAGTTTCCGCTTATTGGGGTTACGGGAACCAATGGCAAAACAACGACGACCTACTTGCTGGAATCAATCCTGAATGAGTTCGATCAGAAAACAGGGTTGATTGGGACCATTCAAATGAAAATCGGACAGAATACATATCCGGTACAAAACACAACGCCTGATGCCTTGTTTTTGCAGCGGACATTTCAGCGTATGCATGCTGAACATGTTGATGCAGCAGTTATGGAAGTATCATCACATGCGCTTGATTTGGGGCGTGTGCATGGCTGTGATTTTGATATTGCGGTTTTTACGAATTTATCACAGGATCATCTTGATTACCATAAAGATATGAATGATTACTTGCACGCCAAGAGTCTTTTGTTTGCGCAGTTAGGGAATACTTATGATGAGACGCGCAAAAAATTCGCGGTCATCAATGACGACGACCTTGCCGCTGCCACCCTGAAAAAAAGCACTGCGCAGCACGTTATTACATATGGTTGTCAGTCATCTGCACAGGTAAGGGCAACGGATATCCATATGGAAGTGACAAAAACGACATTTACCATGGAAACACCAATTGGATCCATCCGGATAAACAGCAGTCTAATCGGGAAGTTCAATATTTATAACATGCTGGCAGCAGGGGCAGCCGCCATATGTGCCGGTGTGCCACTTTCCGTTATTCAACGCTCCCTGGAAAATATGAAAGGTGTAAGTGGAAGATTTGAACCAGTTGATGGCAGTGATGACTTTGCTGTCGTAGTGGACTATGCACATACACCAGACTCACTGGAAAATGTACTGGAAACGATTAATGGATTTGCCGAAAACAATGTCTATGTTGTTGTCGGCTGCGGCGGTGACCGTGATAAACAGAAACGGCCGTTAATGGCATCCATCGCTATGAAGTATGCTGACCATGCCATTTTTACATCAGATAACCCGCGTACAGAGGATCCGAATGCTATTTTAGATGATATGACTAGGGATTTATCAGGTACGGGTTATGACGTTATCGAAAGCCGTAAAGAAGCGATTAGTCATGCGGTTAGTCTAGCTGAGAAAGGCGATATTGTTCTGATTGCCGGAAAAGGACATGAAACATATCAGGAAATTAATCATACCAAATATGACTTTGATGACCGTGAAGTAGCAAAAGCCGCCATCAAGTCAGCGGCCGGGAACTAG
- the ftsA gene encoding cell division protein FtsA produces MNNSEILVSLDIGTSKIKVIIGEVLNDSLNIIGVGTAHSNGMKKGAIVDIDQTVQSIRNAVEQAERMVGMQIDSVVVGINGKHIQLQSCHGVVAVQSENREIDNEDIQRVIDGAQVVSIPPEREIIDVIPKQFIVDGLDEINDPRGMIGVRLEMEGTIITCSKTVLHNILKCVERANLNVSDICLQPLAAGTVALSKDEKNLGVTLIDIGGGSTTVSVFQNEHLAATSVVPLGGDNITKDLSIGLRTSTEEAEDIKLNYGHAFYDDAQEDETFKVSIIGSNHSEVYNQLQIADMIEARLEEIYAYAEREIRRMGFQQLPGGYVLTGGTMKMPGVLELAQDLFQSNVRIAIPDYIGVREPQFAAGVGILQFAYHNAKIQGKELLPSVAVNQGEAKPKRTNKPADADEPAKTKKKKESGIANLFKYFFD; encoded by the coding sequence TTGAACAACAGTGAAATACTAGTAAGTCTTGATATAGGTACATCAAAAATCAAAGTAATTATTGGCGAAGTTTTAAATGATAGCCTGAATATTATCGGGGTGGGTACAGCCCACTCAAACGGCATGAAGAAAGGTGCAATAGTGGACATTGATCAGACTGTCCAGTCCATTCGGAATGCAGTTGAGCAGGCTGAGCGTATGGTGGGCATGCAAATCGACAGTGTGGTTGTAGGAATTAATGGCAAACATATTCAATTGCAATCGTGCCATGGGGTTGTGGCAGTCCAAAGTGAGAATCGGGAAATTGATAATGAGGATATCCAGCGTGTCATCGATGGTGCACAGGTGGTCTCGATTCCGCCGGAGCGTGAAATCATTGATGTCATCCCGAAGCAATTCATTGTCGATGGATTGGATGAAATTAACGATCCGCGCGGGATGATTGGTGTACGACTGGAAATGGAAGGGACAATTATTACCTGTTCCAAAACCGTCTTACATAACATCCTGAAATGTGTGGAACGGGCTAATCTAAATGTATCGGACATATGTCTACAGCCACTTGCAGCAGGAACAGTAGCCTTATCGAAGGATGAGAAGAACCTTGGTGTTACGTTAATTGATATTGGCGGGGGTTCAACAACTGTATCTGTCTTTCAAAATGAGCATTTGGCAGCTACAAGTGTTGTACCGCTTGGTGGTGACAATATTACGAAAGATTTGTCGATTGGGCTCCGAACGTCAACAGAAGAGGCTGAAGATATCAAGTTGAATTATGGTCATGCATTTTATGATGATGCCCAGGAAGACGAAACCTTCAAGGTGTCTATCATAGGCAGCAATCACTCGGAAGTGTATAATCAGCTGCAAATTGCTGATATGATAGAGGCGCGACTTGAAGAAATTTACGCGTACGCTGAGCGGGAGATTCGCCGGATGGGATTCCAGCAATTACCAGGCGGTTACGTTCTGACAGGTGGTACAATGAAAATGCCAGGTGTTTTAGAATTGGCACAGGATTTATTCCAGTCCAATGTCCGTATAGCGATTCCCGACTATATAGGGGTGCGTGAACCGCAATTCGCTGCCGGCGTTGGTATCTTGCAATTTGCTTACCATAATGCGAAAATACAAGGAAAAGAATTATTACCTTCCGTTGCAGTGAATCAGGGTGAGGCCAAGCCGAAACGCACGAATAAGCCGGCAGATGCGGATGAACCGGCTAAAACAAAGAAGAAAAAAGAATCCGGTATCGCAAATTTGTTTAAATACTTCTTCGATTAG